One segment of Chryseobacterium turcicum DNA contains the following:
- a CDS encoding DUF349 domain-containing protein, whose protein sequence is MTTENNLSENEEQKPSTEVQETVETIENTEENHQEEDPDAPHHDSIADLSLADALKEMEKIINSPNAGERFREFNVLKEKANHSIHDEVEDKKHEYTDGGNALENFSYEHPSQSKLSGLIHIFREKHDYFQKNQEEEQKKNLDHRQSIIERLKNLYTNSEPGVNLFKSIREIKEEWSNSGQVAKSEFKILNNNYFHHLNQFYQMLDLNKEFLEQEYSHNLEKRQHIIARAKELENEPAVQKALNELQYLHKLWKEEAEPVSEEFREKTWEEFKEISNKIHERKTELSAAIETEQNANLEKKNEIITEIKNLSEPKDSPNHTYWQNSIKRVEDLRSEFLKTGSVPRKLSNNNWNDFKSILRAFNTTKNNYYKSLKGSQQQNLDEKMKLIQTAKDNMLSEDWELAVALFKKLQEDWKKIGHVPKSMTNKIWDEFRDACNTFFNNYREKSSASTDNWKENYKLKKDLLEELKTISDEEGSIEKIEAIKSSWNNIGKVPRDKMAINSEFNKTLREKLKLNKINELELKEDGLSENQLTDKARKIKSQISDLEAEIVKLENNLAFFKNPSRENPLLRDTYNTIDDKKAHLETLKHNLHNIIAGE, encoded by the coding sequence ATGACAACAGAAAATAATCTTTCTGAAAACGAAGAACAAAAACCTTCTACAGAAGTTCAGGAAACAGTTGAAACGATTGAGAATACAGAAGAAAACCATCAGGAAGAAGACCCCGATGCGCCTCACCATGATTCTATTGCCGACCTGTCTCTAGCCGACGCTCTGAAAGAAATGGAAAAAATCATCAATTCTCCTAATGCTGGTGAAAGATTCCGAGAATTTAATGTTTTAAAAGAAAAAGCAAATCATTCGATTCATGATGAGGTGGAAGACAAAAAGCATGAATACACTGATGGAGGAAATGCACTTGAAAATTTCAGCTACGAACATCCTTCTCAATCTAAACTTTCTGGTCTGATTCATATTTTCAGAGAGAAGCATGATTATTTTCAGAAAAACCAGGAAGAGGAGCAGAAAAAAAATCTGGACCACCGTCAAAGTATTATTGAAAGACTAAAAAATCTTTATACCAATTCTGAGCCTGGAGTCAATCTTTTCAAATCGATTAGAGAAATTAAGGAAGAATGGTCAAATTCTGGTCAGGTTGCAAAATCTGAATTTAAAATTTTAAATAATAATTACTTTCATCATTTGAATCAGTTTTATCAAATGTTGGATTTAAATAAAGAATTCCTTGAGCAGGAATACAGCCACAACTTAGAAAAAAGACAGCACATCATTGCAAGAGCAAAAGAGCTGGAAAACGAGCCGGCTGTACAAAAAGCTTTAAATGAACTTCAATATCTTCACAAACTTTGGAAAGAAGAAGCAGAACCTGTTTCTGAAGAATTCCGTGAGAAAACTTGGGAAGAGTTCAAAGAGATTTCAAATAAAATTCACGAGAGAAAAACAGAACTTTCTGCAGCTATTGAAACAGAGCAGAATGCCAATCTTGAGAAGAAAAACGAAATCATCACTGAAATTAAAAATCTTTCTGAGCCAAAAGACAGTCCTAATCATACCTATTGGCAAAACTCTATCAAGAGAGTTGAAGATTTGCGTTCAGAATTCTTAAAGACAGGAAGTGTACCTAGAAAATTATCCAACAACAATTGGAATGATTTCAAATCTATATTAAGAGCCTTCAACACGACAAAAAATAATTACTATAAATCTTTAAAAGGTTCTCAACAGCAGAATCTTGATGAGAAAATGAAACTCATTCAGACTGCAAAAGACAATATGCTTTCTGAAGACTGGGAGCTTGCAGTAGCTTTATTTAAAAAACTTCAGGAAGACTGGAAAAAAATCGGCCACGTTCCTAAAAGCATGACCAATAAAATCTGGGATGAATTCCGTGATGCATGCAACACGTTCTTTAATAACTACAGAGAAAAAAGCAGCGCTTCTACCGATAACTGGAAAGAAAACTATAAACTAAAAAAAGACCTTCTTGAGGAACTGAAAACAATTTCAGACGAAGAAGGAAGTATCGAAAAAATAGAAGCCATCAAAAGTTCGTGGAATAATATTGGAAAAGTTCCGAGAGACAAAATGGCAATCAACTCTGAGTTTAATAAAACGCTTAGAGAAAAGCTGAAGTTGAATAAGATTAATGAGCTTGAATTGAAAGAAGATGGTTTATCTGAAAACCAATTAACAGACAAGGCTAGAAAAATCAAGAGTCAAATCTCCGACCTTGAAGCGGAAATCGTTAAATTGGAAAACAATTTGGCATTTTTCAAAAATCCATCGAGAGAAAACCCTCTTTTACGAGATACTTACAATACGATTGATGACAAAAAAGCTCATCTTGAGACTTTAAAGCACAATCTTCACAATATCATCGCTGGAGAATAA
- the ribD gene encoding bifunctional diaminohydroxyphosphoribosylaminopyrimidine deaminase/5-amino-6-(5-phosphoribosylamino)uracil reductase RibD, with the protein MQDEFYIKRCIELAQKAIGNTYPNPLVGSVIVHNDKIIGEGYHHKAGENHAEINAINSVEDKSLISESTIYVSLEPCAHFGKTPPCALKIVELGFKKVVIGAMDSHDKVNGKGKKIIQDAGIEVVSEVLEKECTDLNKRFFTYHEKNRPFILLKWAESGDRFMDKDFKPTQISNSLTKQFVHQLRNNEHSILIGTMTALRDNPSLTTREIVGRNPIRILIDIDLKVPSDFNIYSNEAQTLVFNSVKEDEEGNIKFIKTSRENFIENMLKKLHELQIQSIIVEGGSLVLQQFIDANLWDETMIIKNKNLVLENGTKAPRFNQTPLETQDFRDNIIEFYKNSH; encoded by the coding sequence ATGCAAGACGAATTTTACATCAAAAGATGCATTGAGCTCGCTCAGAAAGCCATCGGAAACACCTACCCCAATCCATTAGTAGGAAGTGTGATTGTGCACAATGACAAAATAATCGGTGAAGGATACCATCATAAAGCGGGTGAAAACCATGCTGAAATCAACGCAATCAATTCCGTTGAAGATAAAAGCCTGATTTCCGAATCTACTATTTATGTTTCTTTGGAACCTTGCGCGCATTTCGGAAAAACACCGCCTTGTGCTTTAAAAATTGTCGAATTGGGCTTTAAAAAAGTGGTGATTGGCGCAATGGATTCTCATGATAAAGTGAATGGAAAGGGCAAAAAAATAATTCAAGATGCAGGAATTGAAGTTGTATCCGAAGTTTTAGAAAAGGAATGCACTGATTTAAATAAAAGATTTTTCACATACCACGAAAAGAACAGGCCTTTTATTCTATTAAAATGGGCAGAATCTGGCGACCGTTTTATGGATAAAGATTTTAAACCTACTCAGATCAGCAATTCTTTAACCAAACAATTTGTACATCAACTAAGAAACAATGAACATTCTATTTTGATTGGAACGATGACGGCTTTGCGAGACAATCCAAGTCTTACAACGAGAGAAATCGTCGGCAGAAATCCTATTAGAATTCTTATTGATATTGATTTAAAAGTACCATCCGACTTTAATATTTACAGCAATGAAGCCCAAACTTTGGTTTTCAATTCAGTAAAAGAAGATGAAGAAGGAAATATAAAATTCATCAAAACATCGAGAGAAAATTTCATCGAAAATATGTTGAAAAAACTTCACGAACTGCAAATACAGTCAATCATTGTGGAAGGTGGAAGTTTGGTTCTTCAACAGTTTATTGATGCTAATTTGTGGGACGAAACAATGATTATTAAAAATAAAAATCTAGTTTTAGAAAACGGTACGAAAGCTCCTAGATTTAATCAAACTCCTCTCGAAACACAAGATTTCAGAGATAATATCATTGAATTTTACAAAAATTCTCACTAA
- a CDS encoding IMPACT family protein, translating to MLHEYKTIEKPIENTLLKEKGSKFIGFAFPVNNETELKKALEKVRTEHPKATHHCYAFRMGINGENYRANDDGEPSGSAGLPIYNQLLAHEITNVLVISVRYYGGTKLGVSGLVKAYKESAKITLEEATIITKELETEIEIQFNFNQQNLIFTLLSKFDAKVLNFDANENCILTASLKTAQKESISEKLSEMQYISFDFKE from the coding sequence ATGTTGCACGAATATAAAACCATAGAAAAACCTATTGAAAACACTTTGCTTAAAGAAAAAGGAAGCAAGTTTATCGGTTTTGCCTTTCCGGTTAATAATGAAACTGAACTTAAAAAAGCTTTAGAGAAAGTAAGAACTGAACATCCGAAGGCGACGCATCATTGCTATGCTTTCAGAATGGGTATCAATGGAGAAAACTATCGTGCCAATGACGACGGCGAACCTTCCGGAAGTGCAGGTTTGCCTATTTACAATCAACTTTTAGCCCATGAAATAACCAATGTTTTAGTCATAAGCGTTCGGTATTATGGCGGAACAAAATTAGGTGTTTCAGGGTTGGTAAAAGCATATAAAGAGTCGGCTAAAATTACATTAGAAGAAGCAACAATCATCACCAAAGAATTGGAAACAGAAATTGAAATTCAATTTAATTTTAATCAACAAAATCTTATTTTCACCTTACTTTCAAAATTTGACGCAAAAGTTTTAAATTTTGACGCTAATGAAAATTGCATTCTAACCGCTTCCTTAAAAACAGCACAAAAAGAAAGCATCTCAGAAAAACTATCTGAGATGCAATATATTTCTTTTGATTTTAAAGAGTAA
- a CDS encoding zinc metallopeptidase, which produces MTGYYLIIGISMLVSWFVSSRLKSKFEYYSNVYLSNGMSGKEVAEKMLRDNNIHDVQVISVPGQLTDHYNPADKTVNLSEAVYMQRNAAAAAVAAHECGHAIQHAVGYSMLQLRSKLVPIVSISSNLMQFVLMAGIVVMAMSNNKLILLIGVIMFALTTLFAFITLPVEYDASNRAMKWLKDTGTVTAEEFVGVKDSLTWAARTYLVAALGSLAQLIYFASLLMGSRRD; this is translated from the coding sequence ATGACAGGTTATTATCTTATCATAGGAATTTCGATGCTGGTAAGCTGGTTTGTTTCCTCAAGATTAAAATCTAAATTCGAATATTATTCCAATGTATATCTCAGCAACGGAATGTCGGGTAAGGAAGTTGCTGAAAAAATGTTGAGGGATAACAATATTCATGATGTTCAGGTAATTTCGGTTCCTGGGCAATTGACAGACCATTATAATCCGGCAGATAAAACGGTGAATCTTTCTGAAGCAGTTTATATGCAGAGAAATGCAGCTGCGGCAGCTGTTGCAGCTCACGAATGTGGTCACGCAATACAACATGCAGTTGGTTATTCAATGTTACAATTAAGGTCTAAATTGGTTCCTATTGTAAGTATTAGTTCCAATTTAATGCAGTTTGTACTGATGGCAGGTATTGTTGTTATGGCAATGAGTAACAATAAATTGATTCTCTTGATTGGTGTGATTATGTTTGCGTTAACTACACTTTTTGCTTTTATTACACTTCCAGTAGAGTACGATGCAAGTAATCGAGCGATGAAATGGTTAAAAGATACAGGAACGGTGACTGCAGAAGAATTTGTAGGAGTAAAAGATAGTCTTACTTGGGCAGCACGAACTTATTTGGTGGCGGCACTCGGATCTTTAGCGCAATTGATATACTTTGCTTCTCTTTTAATGGGAAGTAGAAGGGATTAA
- a CDS encoding GTP cyclohydrolase, translating to MSKVSILEVKTPEDLKQFVKFPMNLYKGNPYYVPSFIKDELNVWNPQENPALQYSEAKQFLAWKDNKVVGRIAVIINHKEEKELGIKKVRFGWIDFIDDTEVPKALIDTAINYAKEHQIDNIEGPMGFTNLDKAGMLTFGFEKIATMIGIYNYEYYPKHIENLGLVKEKEWVEFEMNFPKVLPPKVEKFSSLIAEKYNLRVLDFQSKEEILPYVKPMFKLLDETYKHLSTYTPISEEQIKTYKEKFFPMIAKNYVICVVDEHDELVSFAVTMPSYSKALQKSKGKLFPFGWWHFLQAQKKNDRANFYLIGIHPEYQRRGVTAIIFKEIFVRFNNMGIDFAETNPELEENKSVQVLWQDYNPTNHKRRRTYSLKF from the coding sequence ATGTCGAAAGTTTCCATTCTTGAAGTAAAAACCCCAGAAGATTTAAAGCAATTTGTAAAATTCCCAATGAATTTATACAAAGGCAACCCCTATTACGTACCTTCATTTATAAAAGATGAACTTAATGTATGGAATCCTCAGGAAAACCCTGCCTTGCAATATTCTGAAGCAAAGCAGTTTTTAGCATGGAAAGACAACAAAGTAGTAGGAAGAATTGCGGTAATCATCAACCATAAAGAAGAAAAAGAACTGGGTATAAAAAAAGTTCGTTTCGGATGGATTGATTTTATTGACGACACAGAAGTTCCTAAAGCACTAATTGACACTGCAATAAATTACGCAAAAGAACATCAGATAGACAATATTGAAGGACCAATGGGCTTTACCAATCTCGACAAAGCAGGAATGCTGACTTTCGGATTTGAGAAAATAGCGACCATGATTGGGATCTACAATTACGAATATTACCCAAAACATATTGAAAACCTTGGCCTTGTTAAGGAAAAAGAATGGGTAGAATTTGAAATGAATTTCCCGAAAGTACTTCCTCCAAAAGTAGAAAAATTCAGCTCATTAATTGCTGAGAAATACAACTTAAGAGTGCTAGATTTCCAAAGCAAGGAAGAGATTTTACCTTACGTGAAACCAATGTTTAAGTTGCTTGACGAAACTTACAAACACCTTTCCACCTACACTCCTATTTCTGAAGAGCAAATCAAGACATACAAAGAGAAATTCTTTCCAATGATTGCCAAAAACTATGTTATTTGCGTAGTAGATGAGCATGACGAATTGGTTTCTTTTGCAGTAACGATGCCTTCATATTCTAAAGCTTTACAGAAATCAAAAGGAAAACTTTTCCCTTTCGGATGGTGGCATTTTTTACAGGCTCAAAAGAAAAATGACCGCGCTAATTTTTATTTAATCGGAATTCATCCTGAATATCAAAGACGTGGTGTAACGGCTATTATTTTTAAAGAAATTTTTGTAAGATTCAACAATATGGGTATTGATTTTGCGGAAACCAACCCTGAATTGGAAGAAAACAAAAGTGTACAAGTTCTTTGGCAAGATTACAACCCTACAAATCATAAAAGAAGAAGAACTTATTCTTTAAAATTCTAA
- a CDS encoding NADH-quinone oxidoreductase subunit A, with product MNLPESYIPILIQACVAIGFVAVSLLGAHFLGPQQKKGNSVKNQSWECGVPVEGNARTPFSIKYFLTAILFVLFDIEIVFFYPYAVNFREFGLEGFFAVLTFVAIFFLAFFYVWKRGALDWDK from the coding sequence ATGAATTTACCTGAAAGTTATATTCCGATCCTTATACAAGCCTGTGTTGCCATAGGTTTTGTAGCCGTTTCTTTGCTTGGAGCTCATTTTCTGGGACCACAGCAGAAAAAAGGAAATTCTGTAAAAAACCAAAGCTGGGAATGCGGTGTACCTGTTGAAGGAAACGCAAGAACACCATTTTCAATCAAGTATTTCTTAACTGCAATATTGTTTGTATTATTCGATATCGAAATCGTATTTTTTTATCCTTACGCTGTAAACTTCAGAGAATTTGGTCTTGAAGGCTTCTTTGCAGTACTTACATTCGTTGCTATTTTCTTCCTTGCATTTTTCTATGTGTGGAAACGTGGCGCGCTAGACTGGGATAAATAA
- a CDS encoding NADH-quinone oxidoreductase subunit B has translation MSDQKPIIRTDAPAPEGFEGEGFFATKLSSVIGMARKFSLWPLPFATSCCGIEFMATLNPTYDASRFGMERNSFSPRQADMLMVCGTISKKLGPVLKEVYTQMAEPKWVVAVGACASSGGIFDTYSVLQGIDKIIPVDVYVPGCPPRPEQIIEGVMQVQALAESESIRRRDMPEYQALLDSYNISN, from the coding sequence ATGTCAGATCAAAAACCAATAATAAGAACAGATGCACCAGCTCCGGAAGGATTTGAAGGAGAAGGATTTTTTGCAACGAAATTGAGCAGTGTTATCGGGATGGCTAGAAAGTTTTCACTTTGGCCTCTACCGTTTGCTACCTCTTGTTGCGGTATCGAGTTCATGGCTACCCTAAACCCAACCTATGATGCCTCTAGATTTGGTATGGAAAGAAACTCTTTCTCACCAAGACAAGCAGATATGTTGATGGTTTGTGGAACTATTTCTAAAAAATTAGGTCCTGTTTTAAAAGAAGTTTACACTCAAATGGCAGAACCAAAATGGGTAGTTGCTGTAGGAGCTTGTGCTTCTAGTGGAGGTATTTTTGATACGTACTCAGTTTTACAGGGAATTGATAAAATTATTCCGGTAGACGTTTACGTTCCTGGTTGCCCTCCAAGACCAGAACAGATTATAGAAGGTGTAATGCAGGTGCAGGCTTTAGCAGAAAGCGAAAGCATCAGAAGAAGAGATATGCCAGAATATCAAGCATTGCTTGACTCTTACAATATTAGCAATTAA
- a CDS encoding NADH-quinone oxidoreductase subunit C: protein MTNEFVLEAITREFPDSIILHSESYGMLNVEIKKEDIKKVIHYLRDSSLEINFLTDICGIHYPEFPDKEIGVVYHLQNMMTNFRIRLKVFMSRENIEVDSLTELYAGANWMERETFDFYGIKFKGHPDLRPILNMEDLGYHPMLKEYRLEDGTRTDKNDSMFGR, encoded by the coding sequence ATGACAAACGAATTTGTATTAGAAGCGATAACGAGAGAATTTCCGGACTCTATAATCTTACACTCAGAATCTTATGGAATGCTGAATGTTGAGATTAAAAAAGAGGATATCAAAAAAGTAATTCATTACCTTAGAGACTCATCATTAGAAATTAATTTTCTAACTGATATTTGTGGAATCCATTACCCAGAGTTTCCTGATAAAGAAATCGGCGTTGTCTATCATTTACAGAATATGATGACCAATTTCAGAATCCGTTTGAAAGTCTTCATGTCAAGAGAAAATATTGAAGTAGATTCTCTAACTGAATTATATGCTGGAGCCAACTGGATGGAAAGAGAAACTTTTGATTTCTATGGAATTAAATTTAAAGGACATCCTGATTTAAGACCTATCCTAAATATGGAAGACCTTGGTTATCATCCAATGCTGAAAGAATATCGTCTTGAAGACGGTACCAGAACAGATAAGAACGACAGCATGTTTGGAAGATAG
- a CDS encoding NADH-quinone oxidoreductase subunit D: MKDNSLSNILNQHNSNEQIDGQLYTLNLGPTHPATHGIFQNVLTMDGERILHAEQTVGYIHRAFEKISERRNYAQITTLTDRMNYCSAPINNFGWHMTVEKLIGVTVPKRVDYMRVILMELARIGDHLICNGVTGMDAGAITGLTYMFIERERIYDMYEQICGARMTTNMGRIGGFERDFTPKFHELLKDFLKTFPARFAEFGQLLERNRIFMDRTIGAGSISAERALSYGFTGPNLRATGVDYDVRVAQPYSSYEDFDFIIPVGTSGDTYDRFMVRQQEVWESLKIINQAYDNLPEGPFHADVPEFYLPEKADVYKKMEALIYHFKIVMGETDVPKGEVYHPVEGGNGELGFYLVSDGGRSPYRLHFRRPCFIYYQAYPEMITGSVISDAIVTMCSMNVIAGELDA, encoded by the coding sequence ATGAAAGACAACTCATTATCTAATATACTTAACCAGCACAACAGTAACGAGCAGATTGACGGGCAATTATATACCCTGAATCTAGGACCTACTCACCCTGCAACGCACGGAATTTTCCAAAACGTTCTTACAATGGACGGTGAAAGAATTCTTCATGCTGAGCAAACTGTTGGTTATATCCATAGAGCATTTGAAAAAATTTCTGAAAGAAGAAATTACGCTCAAATCACAACCCTTACAGACCGTATGAACTACTGCTCTGCGCCAATCAACAATTTTGGATGGCACATGACGGTAGAAAAACTGATTGGAGTAACAGTTCCGAAACGTGTAGATTATATGCGTGTTATCTTAATGGAATTGGCAAGAATCGGTGACCACTTAATCTGTAACGGGGTAACCGGAATGGATGCAGGAGCAATCACAGGTCTTACCTATATGTTCATCGAGAGAGAGCGTATTTACGATATGTATGAGCAGATTTGTGGAGCTAGAATGACAACAAATATGGGAAGAATTGGAGGTTTTGAAAGAGATTTCACTCCAAAATTCCATGAGTTATTGAAAGATTTCTTAAAAACATTCCCTGCAAGATTTGCTGAATTCGGTCAATTATTAGAAAGAAACAGAATTTTCATGGACAGAACCATTGGTGCAGGCTCAATTTCAGCAGAAAGAGCATTAAGCTATGGTTTTACAGGTCCCAATTTACGTGCAACAGGCGTTGATTATGATGTAAGAGTGGCACAACCTTATTCTTCTTACGAAGATTTCGATTTCATCATTCCAGTAGGAACTTCTGGTGACACTTACGACCGTTTTATGGTTCGTCAGCAAGAAGTTTGGGAATCTCTTAAAATTATCAATCAGGCTTACGACAATTTACCAGAAGGACCTTTCCATGCGGATGTTCCTGAGTTTTATCTTCCTGAAAAAGCAGACGTTTACAAAAAAATGGAAGCTTTGATTTACCATTTCAAAATTGTAATGGGAGAAACTGATGTTCCAAAAGGAGAAGTATATCATCCTGTAGAAGGTGGAAACGGAGAATTAGGATTCTATTTGGTAAGTGATGGCGGAAGAAGCCCTTACAGACTTCACTTTAGAAGACCATGTTTCATCTACTATCAAGCATATCCTGAAATGATTACAGGTTCTGTAATTTCAGATGCAATTGTTACAATGTGTAGTATGAATGTAATTGCGGGAGAATTAGACGCATAA
- a CDS encoding NADH-quinone oxidoreductase subunit NuoE family protein, producing the protein MSETIAFKPESLEQVHKIMARYPEGRQKSALLPVLHIAQKEFGGWLDVPVMDYVAELLSIKPIEVYEVATFYTMFNMKPVGKYVLEVCRTGPCMVCGSEKILDHIRTKLNIKDGQTTEDGMFTLKPAECLGACGYAPMLQLGKFFHENLTIEKVDEILDLCREGQIDLG; encoded by the coding sequence ATGAGCGAAACAATAGCTTTTAAACCGGAAAGTTTAGAACAGGTACACAAAATCATGGCAAGATATCCTGAAGGAAGACAAAAGTCTGCCCTTCTTCCTGTTCTGCATATAGCACAGAAAGAATTTGGAGGATGGCTAGATGTTCCTGTGATGGATTATGTTGCTGAATTACTGAGTATTAAACCCATTGAAGTATATGAAGTAGCTACTTTTTATACCATGTTTAATATGAAGCCGGTGGGTAAATATGTTTTGGAAGTTTGCAGAACCGGACCTTGTATGGTTTGTGGAAGCGAAAAAATCCTAGATCATATCAGAACAAAACTTAATATAAAAGACGGACAAACTACTGAAGACGGAATGTTTACTTTAAAACCTGCTGAATGTCTTGGTGCATGTGGATACGCTCCAATGTTACAACTAGGTAAGTTTTTTCACGAAAATTTAACGATAGAAAAAGTTGACGAAATCCTTGATCTTTGTAGAGAAGGACAAATTGATTTGGGTTAA
- the nuoF gene encoding NADH-quinone oxidoreductase subunit NuoF, with amino-acid sequence MSKKLLLKDAHVEGIRYFETYRKQGGYGAAEKALKMTAEEILEEVKASGLRGRGGAGFPTGMKWSFLAKPEGVPRHLVVNADESEPGTFKDRYLMEFLPHLLIEGMLISSFVLGSNVSYIYIRGEYSWIPDILEEAIEEAKAAGFLGKNILGTGFDCEIYVQRGGGAYICGEETALLESLEGKRGNPRLKPPFPAVKGLWERPTVVNNVESIAAIVPIIDITGAEYAKIGVGRSTGTKLISACGNINKPGVYEIDMTITVEEFIYSDEYCGGIPNGKKLKACIPGGSSVPIVPANLLLKTVNGEPRYMNYESLADGGFATGTMMGSGGFIVLDEDQCIVEHTMTLARFYNHESCGQCTPCREGTGWMYKILKKIEKGEGKMEDIDLLWDIQRKIEGNTICPLGDAAAWPVAAAIRHFRDEFEWHIKNPELSQTQNYGLANYADPIPAAASN; translated from the coding sequence ATGAGTAAAAAACTTTTACTTAAAGACGCACACGTAGAAGGCATTCGTTATTTCGAAACTTACCGCAAACAAGGTGGTTACGGAGCAGCAGAAAAAGCTTTAAAAATGACAGCCGAAGAAATTTTGGAAGAAGTAAAAGCTTCTGGACTTCGTGGTCGTGGTGGTGCAGGTTTCCCAACAGGAATGAAATGGAGCTTTTTAGCAAAACCAGAAGGTGTTCCAAGACACTTAGTGGTAAATGCTGATGAATCTGAACCGGGAACTTTCAAAGACAGATATTTGATGGAATTTCTTCCTCATTTATTAATTGAAGGAATGTTGATTTCTTCTTTCGTATTAGGTTCTAATGTTTCTTATATCTACATCCGTGGAGAATATTCTTGGATTCCTGATATTTTAGAAGAAGCTATTGAAGAGGCTAAAGCAGCAGGATTTTTAGGTAAAAACATCTTAGGAACAGGTTTCGATTGCGAAATTTATGTTCAAAGAGGTGGTGGTGCTTATATCTGTGGTGAAGAAACCGCTTTACTAGAATCTCTAGAAGGTAAAAGAGGAAACCCAAGATTAAAACCGCCATTCCCAGCTGTAAAAGGACTTTGGGAAAGACCAACCGTTGTAAATAACGTAGAATCTATTGCGGCAATCGTTCCAATTATCGATATTACAGGTGCTGAATATGCCAAAATAGGCGTTGGAAGATCTACTGGTACAAAATTAATTTCTGCTTGCGGAAACATCAATAAACCAGGAGTTTATGAAATCGACATGACCATTACGGTTGAAGAATTCATTTACTCTGATGAATATTGTGGTGGAATTCCAAACGGTAAAAAGCTGAAAGCTTGTATCCCTGGAGGAAGCTCAGTGCCGATTGTTCCAGCAAACTTATTGTTAAAAACGGTAAATGGTGAGCCAAGATATATGAACTATGAATCTCTTGCTGACGGTGGTTTTGCTACCGGAACAATGATGGGTTCAGGAGGTTTCATTGTTTTGGATGAAGACCAGTGTATCGTAGAACATACCATGACTTTGGCGAGATTTTATAATCACGAAAGTTGCGGACAGTGTACTCCTTGCCGTGAAGGAACGGGATGGATGTACAAGATTTTAAAGAAAATTGAGAAAGGAGAAGGGAAAATGGAAGACATCGATTTGCTTTGGGATATCCAGAGAAAAATCGAAGGAAATACCATTTGTCCGTTAGGTGATGCGGCGGCTTGGCCTGTTGCAGCAGCGATTCGTCATTTCAGAGATGAGTTCGAATGGCACATCAAAAATCCTGAATTGTCTCAGACACAAAACTATGGATTGGCAAATTATGCAGACCCTATTCCGGCTGCAGCCAGTAATTAA